The genomic interval TTGTTTGGCTGTAGAAGTCCTAATTTTTACTGATATTATTCTTGTTTCACTTTAGATTTACACAATGCAGCGTATAAACACCTCATcaacatcaaaataaataagagcACAAGCAGCACAGCTCCAGCCAGGAACAAAACTACATCTACAGAGTGGTAGGAATACCAGGGAAGTCTGTAGGACTCTGTTCTCAGATGAGCTGCACCTTTGTGCCTCATGACAAACTCTATCCAGAAGAGGGCTTTATCCAGTGGTGTTATTGGCTGATCTCTGTGCAGCCTGGAGAGTCTTTGCATGTTGGCCCTGTAGGAGGGCTCATTCAGGACCTCTTGTACAGTCTCAAGGAAGTTGTCTTTTTCCACTGTGGCTAATGTCAGAATCTTagcccctcctctctctttcagacGGAGCAGGTTGTCATACTGGTCAAAGAACAAAGGTAGACCCACAACTGGGATTCCATGATAAATAGCTTCTTGGACTCCATTTGTTCCACCATGAGCCACAAATAGTTTAATCTTTGGATGTCCCAGGAGGTCGTTCTGTGGCATCCAGTCCACTAGTAAGGTGTTGTTGCCTAGAGTGGCTGGTCTGTCACCTTTATGCCTCCAGATGACTTTCTGAGGTAATTTAGCGAAAGCTGCAGCAATCTCGTTTGTCATGTCCGCAGGGAGTTCACTCACGAAAGTCCCCAGAGACATGATGATGACTCCATGTTCCCCAGAGCTCTGCACAAACTTCTTCAAGTGTTCAGGAAGTGGTTTTGCAGGTTTACACTGGAACCCCCCCATGTACACAACATTAGGCATAGTTGGACGTGGATactcaaacacaaagtcagttcTCATCAACCAAATGTCTGCGTTGAGCACTAACTGGTGAAATTCATTATCAGGCCCAAGATATTTGTCACATATCCTCTGGTATGTTTGCTTAACCACCAAGTGGTATTGTGTTTGGGTCAAGAGATAGACACCAATGTTTTTAACTCTTTGGAAAAAGTTCATTTTATCAGTGTTGCCAGATCCTGTTATGGGAATATATGATATAGGTGAAGGAGCAATAGCAAGATGAGCATCTGCAATTACCAGCCAGCGAACGTTATAAACCAAAGGAAGGTTCAAATATTTGGCCAAAATGGCTCCACCTCCCCAGCCGGGGTCAGTGAGTAACAGGTCAAACTTCCTGTCTCTGATGTTTCTCACCAACTCTTGGTCATCTAGCGTTTTGGATACGAATTCACCCACGACTTCATGAGCTTCAATCATTAAGCCAAGGATAACTACATTCATGTAAAGAAAAGTTGCTGAGGAAATAGTGCCCCTCTCAAATTCAATGCCCTTAGATATGATATCTGTGATGAACTTCTGATCCAAGCTCTTCTCCACTTGGACTGTGACAATGTTGTAATCGGAGGAGTTGTCTGTGATGTACCAGCTTT from Scophthalmus maximus strain ysfricsl-2021 chromosome 3, ASM2237912v1, whole genome shotgun sequence carries:
- the LOC118316307 gene encoding UDP-glucuronosyltransferase 2C1-like — its product is MRLIYCCSALLLLLLIPRVCQAGNILVVPIEGSHWINMDILLQALHSSGHNITILRSSKSWYITDNSSDYNIVTVQVEKSLDQKFITDIISKGIEFERGTISSATFLYMNVVILGLMIEAHEVVGEFVSKTLDDQELVRNIRDRKFDLLLTDPGWGGGAILAKYLNLPLVYNVRWLVIADAHLAIAPSPISYIPITGSGNTDKMNFFQRVKNIGVYLLTQTQYHLVVKQTYQRICDKYLGPDNEFHQLVLNADIWLMRTDFVFEYPRPTMPNVVYMGGFQCKPAKPLPEHLKKFVQSSGEHGVIIMSLGTFVSELPADMTNEIAAAFAKLPQKVIWRHKGDRPATLGNNTLLVDWMPQNDLLGHPKIKLFVAHGGTNGVQEAIYHGIPVVGLPLFFDQYDNLLRLKERGGAKILTLATVEKDNFLETVQEVLNEPSYRANMQRLSRLHRDQPITPLDKALFWIEFVMRHKGAAHLRTESYRLPWYSYHSVDVVLFLAGAVLLVLLFILMLMRCLYAALCKSKVKQE